A window from Primulina eburnea isolate SZY01 chromosome 2, ASM2296580v1, whole genome shotgun sequence encodes these proteins:
- the LOC140823848 gene encoding guanosine nucleotide diphosphate dissociation inhibitor At5g09550-like isoform X2 — MDKNDYYGGESSSINLTQLWKRFRGNDQPPAELGASREYNVDMIPKFMMANGILVRVLIHANVTKYLNFKAVDGSFVYNKGKIHKVPATDVEALKSPLMGLFEKRRARKFFVFVQEFEESDTKTHEGMDLNSITAKELITKYELEDDTIDFIGHALALHRDDSYLDQPAMDFVKRMKLYAESLARFQAGSPYIYPLYGLGELPQSFARLSAVYGGTYMLNKPQCKVEFDGDGKVIGVTSEGETAKCKKVVCDPSYLPDKVQKVGKVARAICIMSHPIPNTDECHSAQVILPQKQLGRKSDMYLFCCSYTHNVAPKGKYIAFVSAEAETDNPEVELKIGVDLLGPVDEIFFDTYDTLVPTNNSDADHCFISKSYDSTTHFESTVTDVLAMYTKITGKVLDLSVDLSAASAGVDQ; from the exons ATGGACAAGAATGATTATTATGGAGGAGAATCCAGCTCTATCAATTTGACTCAG CTTTGGAAACGCTTCAGAGGAAATGATCAGCCTCCTGCGGAACTAGGTGCAAGTAGAGAGTACAATGTTGATATGATACCGAAG ttcaTGATGGCAAATGGAATTTTGGTACGCGTGCTTATTCATGCTAATGTTACCAAGTATTTGAACTTCAAAGCAGTTGATGGTAGCTTTGTGTACAATAAAGGAAAG ATTCACAAAGTTCCAGCAACTGATGTTGAAGCATTGAAATCTCCACTAATGGGGCTATTTGAAAAGCGCCGTGCTCGGAAGTTCTTTGTTTTTGTCCAAGAATTTGAAGAGTCTGATACTAAGACTCACGAAGGGATGGATTTGAACTCAATCACAGCAAAGGAGCTTATTAC AAAATATGAACTTGAAGACGACACAATTGATTTTATCGGCCATGCCTTGGCACTTCATAGGGATGATAGTTACTTGGACCAGCcagctatggattttgtgaagAGAATGAAG CTATATGCAGAATCTCTGGCACGTTTTCAAGCAGGATCCCCTTACATCTATCCACTGTATGGACTGGGAGAATTGCCTCAG TCATTTGCACGCCTAAGTGCAGTTTATGGTGGGACTTACATGCTAAACAAGCCACAATGCAAG GTTGAATTCGATGGAGATGGGAAAGTAATTGGTGTAACTTCTGAAGGAGAAACTGCGAAATGCAAGAAAGTTGTTTGTGATCCGTCATATTTACCAGATAAG GTCCAGAAGGTTGGAAAGGTTGCCCGTGCTATATGCATAATGAGCCACCCAATTCCAAATACCGATGAGTGTCATTCAGCACAAGTCATTTTACCGCAGAAGCAACTTGGTCGTAAATCAGATAT GTACTTGTTCTGCTGCTCTTATACTCACAACGTTGCACCAAAAGGAAAATATATAGCATTTGTATCTGCTGAAGCTGAGACTGACAACCCTGAGGTAGAACTGAAGATTGGTGTAGACCTTCTCGGCCCAGTAGATGAGATATTTTTCGACACATATGACACATTGGTGCCCACCAACAACAGTGATGCTGACCACTGTTTCATATCAAAG AGTTATGATTCAACAACGCACTTTGAGTCTACTGTGACGGATGTGTTGGCCATGTACACCAAGATAACTGGAAAG GTTCTTGATTTATCCGTGGACCTGAGTGCAGCCAGTGCTGGTGTTGATCAATGA
- the LOC140823845 gene encoding uncharacterized protein isoform X4 translates to MLTNATAGKRVLMHGAASGIGTIALQYAKHVGCQVFAVSEKEEELHLCKKLGAEVCINYKEQDFCKRAKAETGEKGVDIILDLSGRDHFQKNLDCLATGGSLVIFGQKLGSRVNVDLSVIVEKDINVVGGDLHNRGLLAYEETKLHLLDVVAKIWPLIEAGHIQPIIGKIFSFSEAGEAHRALEKCSIPGKLLLVPG, encoded by the exons ATGTTGACCAATGCCACCGCTGGCAAAAGAGTCTTG ATGCATGGGGCTGCCTCTGGGATTGGCACAATTGCTCTTCAATATGCTAAGCATGTTGGTTGCCAAGTATTTGCGGTATCTG AGAAAGAAGAAGAGCTGCACCTTTGCAAAAAGCTAGGAGCAGAAGTCTGCATCAACTACAAAGAGCAGGACTTTTGCAAGCGTGCGAAGGCTGAAACAGGAGAAAAAG GTGTGGATATTATATTAGATCTTAGTGGGAGAGATCAttttcaaaagaacttggattgtctgGCCACAGGCGGCTCTCTTGTtatttttggacaaaaacttgGGAGTCGCGTGAATGTTGATCTTTCAGTCATCGTGGAGAAGGATATTAATGTCGTAG GAGGGGATTTGCATAATCGAGGACTTCTAGCTTATGAAGAAACGAAGTTGCATCTGTTAGATGTTGTAGCAAAAATTTGGCCACTAATAGAAGCTGGACATATACAGCCAATAATTGGTAAAATTTTCAGCTTCTCTGAAGCTGGGGAGGCACATAGAGCCTTGGAGAAGTGTAGCATTCCAGGCAAACTGTTGTTAGTTCCAGGATAA
- the LOC140823845 gene encoding uncharacterized protein isoform X2 has translation MTLGADRASLAICVISVHILDMNAQGKLLLLAQLCLSLRRVMRFVRFFNWGGGYAEFVAVEEFRVLPIPSGVSLVDAAALPLASQLTVYALSMLTNATAGKRVLMHGAASGIGTIALQYAKHVGCQVFAVSEELHLCKKLGAEVCINYKEQDFCKRAKAETGEKGVDIILDLSGRDHFQKNLDCLATGGSLVIFGQKLGSRVNVDLSVIVEKDINVVGGDLHNRGLLAYEETKLHLLDVVAKIWPLIEAGHIQPIIGKIFSFSEAGEAHRALEKCSIPGKLLLVPG, from the exons ATGACACTTGGCGCCGACAGGGCATCCCTGGCTATTTGTGTGATTTCAGTACATATCTTGGATATGAATGCTCAGGGAAAGTTGTTGCTGTTGGCTCAGCTGTGTTTAAGTTTAAGGAGGGTGATGAG GTTTGTGCGTTTCTTCAATTGGGGGGGGGGATATGCAGAGTTTGTAGCGGTTGAAGAATTTCGTGTTCTGCCAATTCCTTCAGGCGTGTCCCTTGTTGATGCCGCAGCATTGCCTCTAGCATCACAGTTAACTGTCTATGCTCTTTCAATGTTGACCAATGCCACCGCTGGCAAAAGAGTCTTG ATGCATGGGGCTGCCTCTGGGATTGGCACAATTGCTCTTCAATATGCTAAGCATGTTGGTTGCCAAGTATTTGCGGTATCTG AAGAGCTGCACCTTTGCAAAAAGCTAGGAGCAGAAGTCTGCATCAACTACAAAGAGCAGGACTTTTGCAAGCGTGCGAAGGCTGAAACAGGAGAAAAAG GTGTGGATATTATATTAGATCTTAGTGGGAGAGATCAttttcaaaagaacttggattgtctgGCCACAGGCGGCTCTCTTGTtatttttggacaaaaacttgGGAGTCGCGTGAATGTTGATCTTTCAGTCATCGTGGAGAAGGATATTAATGTCGTAG GAGGGGATTTGCATAATCGAGGACTTCTAGCTTATGAAGAAACGAAGTTGCATCTGTTAGATGTTGTAGCAAAAATTTGGCCACTAATAGAAGCTGGACATATACAGCCAATAATTGGTAAAATTTTCAGCTTCTCTGAAGCTGGGGAGGCACATAGAGCCTTGGAGAAGTGTAGCATTCCAGGCAAACTGTTGTTAGTTCCAGGATAA
- the LOC140823848 gene encoding guanosine nucleotide diphosphate dissociation inhibitor At5g09550-like isoform X1 has protein sequence MTAAHAILPLSWVSWTPFYWKFPGFLIYYSIVMDEEYDVIVLGTGLKECILSGLLSVDGLKVLHMDKNDYYGGESSSINLTQLWKRFRGNDQPPAELGASREYNVDMIPKFMMANGILVRVLIHANVTKYLNFKAVDGSFVYNKGKIHKVPATDVEALKSPLMGLFEKRRARKFFVFVQEFEESDTKTHEGMDLNSITAKELITKYELEDDTIDFIGHALALHRDDSYLDQPAMDFVKRMKLYAESLARFQAGSPYIYPLYGLGELPQSFARLSAVYGGTYMLNKPQCKVEFDGDGKVIGVTSEGETAKCKKVVCDPSYLPDKVQKVGKVARAICIMSHPIPNTDECHSAQVILPQKQLGRKSDMYLFCCSYTHNVAPKGKYIAFVSAEAETDNPEVELKIGVDLLGPVDEIFFDTYDTLVPTNNSDADHCFISKSYDSTTHFESTVTDVLAMYTKITGKVLDLSVDLSAASAGVDQ, from the exons ATGACAGCAGCGCATGCGATACTTCCCTTAAGCTGGG TTTCTTGGACTCCCTTTTATTGGAAATTCCCGGGATTTCTTATCTACTACTCGATCGTCATGGATGAAGAGTATGATGTCATCGTTCTAGGCACTGGCCTCAAAGAATGCATTCTCAGTGGTCTTCTATCTGTTGATGGGCTAAAA GTTCTACACATGGACAAGAATGATTATTATGGAGGAGAATCCAGCTCTATCAATTTGACTCAG CTTTGGAAACGCTTCAGAGGAAATGATCAGCCTCCTGCGGAACTAGGTGCAAGTAGAGAGTACAATGTTGATATGATACCGAAG ttcaTGATGGCAAATGGAATTTTGGTACGCGTGCTTATTCATGCTAATGTTACCAAGTATTTGAACTTCAAAGCAGTTGATGGTAGCTTTGTGTACAATAAAGGAAAG ATTCACAAAGTTCCAGCAACTGATGTTGAAGCATTGAAATCTCCACTAATGGGGCTATTTGAAAAGCGCCGTGCTCGGAAGTTCTTTGTTTTTGTCCAAGAATTTGAAGAGTCTGATACTAAGACTCACGAAGGGATGGATTTGAACTCAATCACAGCAAAGGAGCTTATTAC AAAATATGAACTTGAAGACGACACAATTGATTTTATCGGCCATGCCTTGGCACTTCATAGGGATGATAGTTACTTGGACCAGCcagctatggattttgtgaagAGAATGAAG CTATATGCAGAATCTCTGGCACGTTTTCAAGCAGGATCCCCTTACATCTATCCACTGTATGGACTGGGAGAATTGCCTCAG TCATTTGCACGCCTAAGTGCAGTTTATGGTGGGACTTACATGCTAAACAAGCCACAATGCAAG GTTGAATTCGATGGAGATGGGAAAGTAATTGGTGTAACTTCTGAAGGAGAAACTGCGAAATGCAAGAAAGTTGTTTGTGATCCGTCATATTTACCAGATAAG GTCCAGAAGGTTGGAAAGGTTGCCCGTGCTATATGCATAATGAGCCACCCAATTCCAAATACCGATGAGTGTCATTCAGCACAAGTCATTTTACCGCAGAAGCAACTTGGTCGTAAATCAGATAT GTACTTGTTCTGCTGCTCTTATACTCACAACGTTGCACCAAAAGGAAAATATATAGCATTTGTATCTGCTGAAGCTGAGACTGACAACCCTGAGGTAGAACTGAAGATTGGTGTAGACCTTCTCGGCCCAGTAGATGAGATATTTTTCGACACATATGACACATTGGTGCCCACCAACAACAGTGATGCTGACCACTGTTTCATATCAAAG AGTTATGATTCAACAACGCACTTTGAGTCTACTGTGACGGATGTGTTGGCCATGTACACCAAGATAACTGGAAAG GTTCTTGATTTATCCGTGGACCTGAGTGCAGCCAGTGCTGGTGTTGATCAATGA
- the LOC140823845 gene encoding NADPH-dependent alkenal/one oxidoreductase, chloroplastic-like isoform X3 gives MTLGADRASLAICVISVHILDMNAQGKLLLLAQLCLSLRRVMRFVRFFNWGGGYAEFVAVEEFRVLPIPSGVSLVDAAALPLASQLTVYALSMLTNATAGKRVLMHGAASGIGTIALQYAKHVGCQVFAVSEKEEELHLCKKLGAEVCINYKEQDFCKRAKAETGEKGGDLHNRGLLAYEETKLHLLDVVAKIWPLIEAGHIQPIIGKIFSFSEAGEAHRALEKCSIPGKLLLVPG, from the exons ATGACACTTGGCGCCGACAGGGCATCCCTGGCTATTTGTGTGATTTCAGTACATATCTTGGATATGAATGCTCAGGGAAAGTTGTTGCTGTTGGCTCAGCTGTGTTTAAGTTTAAGGAGGGTGATGAG GTTTGTGCGTTTCTTCAATTGGGGGGGGGGATATGCAGAGTTTGTAGCGGTTGAAGAATTTCGTGTTCTGCCAATTCCTTCAGGCGTGTCCCTTGTTGATGCCGCAGCATTGCCTCTAGCATCACAGTTAACTGTCTATGCTCTTTCAATGTTGACCAATGCCACCGCTGGCAAAAGAGTCTTG ATGCATGGGGCTGCCTCTGGGATTGGCACAATTGCTCTTCAATATGCTAAGCATGTTGGTTGCCAAGTATTTGCGGTATCTG AGAAAGAAGAAGAGCTGCACCTTTGCAAAAAGCTAGGAGCAGAAGTCTGCATCAACTACAAAGAGCAGGACTTTTGCAAGCGTGCGAAGGCTGAAACAGGAGAAAAAG GAGGGGATTTGCATAATCGAGGACTTCTAGCTTATGAAGAAACGAAGTTGCATCTGTTAGATGTTGTAGCAAAAATTTGGCCACTAATAGAAGCTGGACATATACAGCCAATAATTGGTAAAATTTTCAGCTTCTCTGAAGCTGGGGAGGCACATAGAGCCTTGGAGAAGTGTAGCATTCCAGGCAAACTGTTGTTAGTTCCAGGATAA
- the LOC140823845 gene encoding uncharacterized protein isoform X1, translating to MTLGADRASLAICVISVHILDMNAQGKLLLLAQLCLSLRRVMRFVRFFNWGGGYAEFVAVEEFRVLPIPSGVSLVDAAALPLASQLTVYALSMLTNATAGKRVLMHGAASGIGTIALQYAKHVGCQVFAVSEKEEELHLCKKLGAEVCINYKEQDFCKRAKAETGEKGVDIILDLSGRDHFQKNLDCLATGGSLVIFGQKLGSRVNVDLSVIVEKDINVVGGDLHNRGLLAYEETKLHLLDVVAKIWPLIEAGHIQPIIGKIFSFSEAGEAHRALEKCSIPGKLLLVPG from the exons ATGACACTTGGCGCCGACAGGGCATCCCTGGCTATTTGTGTGATTTCAGTACATATCTTGGATATGAATGCTCAGGGAAAGTTGTTGCTGTTGGCTCAGCTGTGTTTAAGTTTAAGGAGGGTGATGAG GTTTGTGCGTTTCTTCAATTGGGGGGGGGGATATGCAGAGTTTGTAGCGGTTGAAGAATTTCGTGTTCTGCCAATTCCTTCAGGCGTGTCCCTTGTTGATGCCGCAGCATTGCCTCTAGCATCACAGTTAACTGTCTATGCTCTTTCAATGTTGACCAATGCCACCGCTGGCAAAAGAGTCTTG ATGCATGGGGCTGCCTCTGGGATTGGCACAATTGCTCTTCAATATGCTAAGCATGTTGGTTGCCAAGTATTTGCGGTATCTG AGAAAGAAGAAGAGCTGCACCTTTGCAAAAAGCTAGGAGCAGAAGTCTGCATCAACTACAAAGAGCAGGACTTTTGCAAGCGTGCGAAGGCTGAAACAGGAGAAAAAG GTGTGGATATTATATTAGATCTTAGTGGGAGAGATCAttttcaaaagaacttggattgtctgGCCACAGGCGGCTCTCTTGTtatttttggacaaaaacttgGGAGTCGCGTGAATGTTGATCTTTCAGTCATCGTGGAGAAGGATATTAATGTCGTAG GAGGGGATTTGCATAATCGAGGACTTCTAGCTTATGAAGAAACGAAGTTGCATCTGTTAGATGTTGTAGCAAAAATTTGGCCACTAATAGAAGCTGGACATATACAGCCAATAATTGGTAAAATTTTCAGCTTCTCTGAAGCTGGGGAGGCACATAGAGCCTTGGAGAAGTGTAGCATTCCAGGCAAACTGTTGTTAGTTCCAGGATAA
- the LOC140823844 gene encoding KH domain-containing protein HEN4-like, producing the protein MESSFHFPPAKRHVHAPSTTMDEPTNNHNSMTHFNQSLDGGASLASRSKPHQSPLYVPPGHVAFRVVCPSSCVGGLIGKSGSIVKNLEQLTNSKIRVQEHKNLSEHRVITVSSSPLATNRITLHGDEWLEVSAAQEGVVRVFERVVEVAIKVDSLAVAGAVEGNVLFRLLLWKNQAGTIIGIGGKVVDEIRDDSGSRIKLLKPEEFPSFALPTDAIVEIEGDVLAVKKTLVAVTSRLQEFPPFERTTMHGARPFEVESSSVPPMGLPRQQNPMLQSMPSNSIKQTVRDDTLLSAPEKISTVDSMPLQQEVVFKMLCPTYQVGAIIGKRGSVVRALESESGASIRVGRALAECDENVIIISAMENVERQYSPAQRAAILVFNRCMEVRVEKGRGLDSKGSPVSARLLVPANQIFCLLGKRGAIISEMRKVTGAGIWIVGGNQVPKCGSENDKVVQITGEFVGVQDALGKVTARLRDNISSAKPSIGSGTIQNNPYLRVRDPLPFGLYPSFVPPEYLNELKSLPQSIDNRPSYDIDRLLSPTLLASLTISGEDQGRGMEMDRKTHSIQADVELGRVRGSEIVANTTVEIVVPAYAIGSVYGKMGATWIV; encoded by the exons ATGGAAAGTTCCTTCCACTTTCCACCAGCAAAACGCCATGTCCACGCTCCTTCAACCACAATGGACGAACCCACCAATAATCACAACAGCATGACCCATTTCAACCAATCGCTTGATGGAGGAGCCTCGCTTGCCTCACGTTCCAAGCCTCATCAATCGCCTCTATATGTTCCCCCGGGCCACGTAGCTTTTCGCGTCGTCTGCCCTTCTTCATGTGTTGGCGGCCTTATTGGAAAGTCGGGCTCCATCGTTAAGAACCTTGAGCAACTCACCAATTCCAAAATCCGGGTGCAAGAACATAAAAACTTGTCGGAACACCGGGTCATCACTGTTAGTTCCTCTCCCCTTGCGACCAATAGAATCACTCTCCACGGGGATGAGTGGCTTGAGGTGTCGGCTGCACAAGAAGGTGTAGTGAGGGTTTTTGAGAGGGTGGTGGAGGTGGCGATTAAGGTAGACTCTCTCGCTGTTGCAGGGGCGGTTGAGGGTAATGTGCTATTTAGGCTGTTGTTGTGGAAGAATCAAGCGGGGACCATCATAGGGATAGGGGGTAAAGTGGTAGATGAGATCAGGGATGACTCCGGGTCCCGAATCAAACTCTTGAAGCCAGAAGAGTTTCCTTCTTTCGCGTTGCCTACTGATGCAATCGTGGAA ATTGAAGGAGATGTTTTGGCTGTTAAGAAAACTCTTGTGGCTGTCACTAGCCGCCTACAAGAGTTTCCACCATTTGAAAGAACAACAATGCACGGAGCCCGGCCTTTTGAGGTGGAGTCTTCATCAGTTCCACCTATGGGTTTACCTCGGCAGCAGAATCCAATGCTACAATCTATGCCTTCAAACTCCATTAAGCAAACTGTAAGAGATGATACTTTACTATCAGCGCCTGAAAAGATTTCTACCGTGGACTCTATGCCATTACAACAAGAAGTTGTTTTTAAGATGCTTTGCCCAACATACCAAGTTGGTGCTATTATTGGCAAAAGAGGATCAGTTGTCCGGGCTCTTGAAAGTGAAAGTGGTGCTTCCATACGTGTTGGGCGTGCTTTAGCTGAGTGTGACGAAAACGTAATAATTATTAGTGCTATGGAG AATGTAGAGAGACAATACTCGCCTGCACAAAGAGCAGCCATCCTCGTCTTCAATAGGTGTATGGAGGTTCGTGTGGAGAAGGGAAGAGGTTTGGATTCAAAAGGATCACCTGTATCCGCTCGACTTTTGGTACCAGCGAATCAGATCTTTTGTCTGTTAGGGAAACGAGGCGCAATAATTTCAGAGATGAGAAAGGTAACTGGTGCTGGCATATGGATTGTTGGTGGCAACCAAGTTCCTAAGTGCGGCTCGGAAAACGATAAAGTTGTTCAG aTAACTGGGGAGTTTGTAGGTGTTCAAGATGCTCTCGGTAAGGTAACTGCTAGATTACGAGATAACATCTCGTCTGCAAAACCGTCAATTGGAAGTGGAACTATTCAGAACAATCCTTACTTGAGAGTAAGAGATCCTCTTCCATTTGGGTTGTATCCATCTTTTGTCCCACCCGAATATCTTAATGAGCTCAAGTCTTTGCCACAAAGTATAGATAATCGACCTTCCTACGATATTGACCGGCTTCTGTCGCCTACTTTATTGGCATCATTG ACAATTTCTGGAGAAGACCAGGGGCGTGGTATGGAAATGGACAGAAAGACACATTCAATTCAAGCTGATGTGGAACTTGGCAG AGTAAGAGGATCTGAAATTGTGGCAAACACGACTGTGGAGATTGTTGTACCTGCGTATGCCATTGGTTCCGTTTATGGGAAAATGGGAGCAACTTGGATCGTTTGA